In a single window of the Tautonia rosea genome:
- a CDS encoding protein-L-isoaspartate(D-aspartate) O-methyltransferase → MNAPSLATFQPSFVGLLGWLISLGPVLACVPGDSEWKPSGGGPPAGGDDDPYVRQRARMVADQLRARDIDDPRVLEVMARVPRHEFVSESYRDLAYTDRPLPIEKDQTISQPYIVALMTQLARPQPGDRALDVGTGSGYQAAVLAKLVDQVYSIEIHKELADSARGRLFRLGDRNVEVRHGDGYRGWPEAAPFDLIIVAASPPEIPKPLIDQLAPGGRLILPVGEGFGQELVRIEKAEDGTITRESIAPVSFVPMTGEARHGTDWDR, encoded by the coding sequence ATGAATGCTCCAAGCCTTGCGACCTTCCAACCCTCGTTCGTGGGATTGCTCGGGTGGCTCATCAGCCTGGGGCCGGTGCTTGCCTGTGTCCCCGGCGACTCCGAGTGGAAGCCCTCGGGTGGTGGGCCACCGGCCGGGGGAGACGACGACCCGTACGTCCGCCAGCGCGCGAGGATGGTGGCTGACCAGCTCCGCGCCCGAGACATCGACGACCCTCGCGTGCTGGAGGTGATGGCCCGCGTCCCCCGCCACGAGTTCGTTTCTGAGAGCTACCGCGACCTGGCGTACACCGATCGTCCCTTGCCGATTGAGAAGGATCAGACGATCTCTCAGCCGTACATCGTGGCCCTGATGACCCAGCTTGCCCGACCGCAGCCTGGAGACCGCGCCCTGGATGTTGGCACCGGCTCGGGATACCAGGCCGCCGTGCTCGCCAAGCTGGTCGATCAGGTTTACAGTATCGAGATTCACAAGGAACTTGCGGATTCGGCGCGGGGACGTTTGTTCCGGCTCGGCGACCGCAATGTCGAGGTCCGCCACGGTGACGGCTACCGAGGATGGCCCGAGGCCGCGCCGTTCGACCTGATCATTGTTGCCGCCTCGCCGCCGGAAATCCCGAAGCCGTTGATCGATCAGCTCGCCCCCGGCGGTCGCCTGATTCTTCCGGTCGGGGAAGGATTCGGCCAGGAACTCGTGCGGATCGAGAAGGCCGAGGACGGCACGATCACCCGAGAGTCGATCGCCCCCGTCTCCTTCGTTCCCATGACGGGAGAGGCTCGCCACGGGACGGACTGGGATCGCTGA